In Mus caroli chromosome 16, CAROLI_EIJ_v1.1, whole genome shotgun sequence, the sequence TTCCTCAAACTCCAAAGAAGTGGCAGGGACTTGGCTCTAATGAAGTGAGGGCCGACACAGGACCAGTTCCCATGGCCCAACAGGGAAACAGGGATGAGACTGGACCTGTAAGGCTTCTCTCTGGGCCTCACTGGTGACAACGAAGCCACAGCAAGAAAATGGGCTAGGGATGGTTACCACAAGTCTGAATGCCAGCTTCATTCCAGTGGGTAGGGAGGGGTTGCTCCTTCTAGGCCTTCCTGGCTTCCATCCAGGGGTCCCATTCCCCCAAGCCCAGTCCCCACTCCCAGCAGCCCAGCTTTATGACTTCATTCGCTGGTCACTTGGTGACAGTGCTGAGCGTTCCACTCCAGGCCCAGCCTAGCCAGACGCCTCCCCACAGTGGGAATGAGGACAATGCCTGCTGGCCCGTGTGGGGAGGGGATGTAGAGGGCGGCGGCACCGGCCGCTCCTGGCAGCATGGACGATGCGGCGGTCCTAAGGAAGAAGGGTTACATCGTGGGAATCAATCTGGGCAAGGGCTCCTACGCAAAAGTCAAATCTGCCTACTCAGAGCGCCTCAAGTTCAATGTGGCAGTCAAGATCATAGACCGCAAGAAAACACCCACTGACTTTGTGGAGAGATTCCTTCCTAGGGAGATGGACATCCTGGCGACCGTCAACCACCGTTCCATCATTAAGACCTACGAGATCTTTGAGACCTCTGATGGACGCATCTACATTGTCATGGAGCTGGGCGTCCAGGGCGACCTCCTCGAGTTCATCAAGTGCCGAGGAGCCCTGCATGAGGATGTGGCACGCAAGATGTTCCGCCAGCTCTCCTCNNNNNNNNNNNNNNNNNNNNNNNNNNNNNNNNNNNNNNNNNNNNNNNNNNNNNNNNNNNNNNNNNNNNNNNNNNNNNNNNNNNNNNNNNNNNNNNNNNNNNNNNNNNNNNNNNNNNNNNNNNNNNNNNNNNNNNNNNNNNNNNNNNNNNNNNNNNNNNNNNNNNNNNNNNNNNNNNNNNNNNNNNNNNNNNNNNNNNNNNNNNNNNNNNNNNNNNNNNNNNNNNNNNNNNNNNNNNNNNNNNNNNNNNNNNNNNNAGCCTGGGTGTGATTCTCTACATCATGGTCTGTGGCTCCATGCCCTACGATGACTCTGACATCAAAAAGATGCTGCGCATCCAGAAGGAGCACCGAGTGGACTTCCCACGCTCCAAGAATCTAACTGGTGAGTGCAAGGACCTCATCTACCGCATCCTACAGCCAGATGTCAACCGGCGGCTGCACATTGATGAGATCCTTAGCCACTCATGGCTACAACCCCCCAAGCCCAAAGCCATGTCTTCTGCCTCCTtcaagagggagggggaaggcaaGTATCGAGCTGATTGCAAGTTGGATACTCGACCAGGCTCCAGACCCGAACACCGGCCTGACCAcaaactggggaccaaacccCAGCAACGGATGCTGGTGACACCCGAGAATGAAGACAGGATGGAAGACAGGCTGGCTGAGACTTCCAGAGCTAAAGACCATCACATTTCTGGAGCTGAGGTGGGGAAAGCAAGTACCTAGTGGTGGAGAGGGCCCTGGGGGTATCGTGGTGTGCAGTCTGCACCCACATAAGCTAAGTAGGCAGGTAGGAGCTGAAGAAGGCACAGGTGCAAGGAACAAGTAAAATTCGTCAATTAAACCACTATTTTGATTACGTTCTATTAGCTTTCTTCCACTTAGTAGCAAAGCCATTAATTACTGACCACCAAATAAACCACAGAGTGTATACAAGTATTGAGAGTGCCCAGTGGGGAGTCTTTTTCTCTAGGACTCATCCAGCGCGGGGATCTCCAGCATAGGGGTTCAGGAACCTGCACTCAGACAAAGGCAGTCAGTGAGGTCTGCCTCTATTATGTCCTTTTGCTAGGCTCACACTTGGCCTTTCTTCCATCCCCAAGGCCTCCAGCACTGGACAGCTCCATGCCTCTCTCCTATCTTATGCAATACaagccaccccacccctgtcttgTTTTTACACAGTGGTCATTGTCCATTCACTTTAGAGAGGCAATCAAAATCAGAGACCTTTGCTGTGCAAGTCTCACCACACCATCCCTAGGAATGGGGCAGCCCACCTGGAAACTTGTTGCTATTTTACCTGTTCTGTAGACCTGCAACGCCCATTCCTCAGCAGCCCTCAAAGTGCCTAGACACCATTTCTCCTTACAGACTCCCTCATGCTGGCCAAATGCTTGAGGTGGTCAGTGCCTAGACCGcacccttcctccccatctcctgtctctgcttcccacttgCTGGAGGAATTCCTAGCTTTCCTAGTTCAGGATCCCAGCTCAGTCCCAGGGCAGCCTCACTGTGGGGAACGGTTAGCAGAGGCCTGGTCTCTGTTACCTTGATAGGAAACACTAAATAAACAATTGATAGAAAAATAACTtaagggaggaaatggtttattcagctcacactttccatcacagtccatcactgagggaagccagagcaggacCTCAAGtaggagctgaagcagacaccatgAAGGAGTGTCACTTCCTGGCTGGCTTTCTCTCTAGTTTCCTCCCAGGCTTTCTGACCCAACCCAAGACCACTGCCCTCCTACATCGATTGGCAATCAAAAAAATGCCTGCAGACATGCCGTCAAGCCAATCTGATGAGAGGtaattcttcaattgaggttccttcttcccaggtgattctagcttctgtcaaactgacaaaaactaAGTAGTAGAAGGCCCAAGGAGGAAGGTACCCAACCCCAGAGGTCTTCAGAGTGCTGAAGCCTCAGAGGCCCAATGCCAGCAGACTAGAAAAGGTGGCTCTCATGAGATCAAAGCAAGACCGAGGTGTCAGGAGAGTGTGCTGTGCTTAAGGCTGCCCTTAACATAGGGCAGGCCCTAGGATGCCACTTGTGGCCTGAAAACCGTACGCAGGCTGGGGAATTAGATCATAGTTTTTGACTCTGTTCGGCCGAGAAGGGACCCTTCAGCTCTCTGTAGGCGCAGGCTAACAGGCGTAGCTGGCCTCTAGTCACCTGAGGACTAGTTACTCTTAGTTGCTGGTGCGCATGGCGTTTGCATGTTTGCAGGGAGCCTGCACTCTTTTTCATAGTACAGCTCAGGCTGAGGTAAAGCTGGTGTCTCAGCAGAGTCcagcaggcagagctgaagaaCAGTGGGTCAAGCAGagaggaggacagggaggcagcCAGGTTGCTGGGAGGTACTGGTTCGAGTCACAGGAAAAGGACTGGTCCTGGTGAGCCTGATATGCAGACACCTGATACGAAAGCCCAGAACCAACAATGGCCAGCTCTGAGTGGGAGGCCCACAAGCTCAATGGCTCTACTTTTGGGGTCTGTGGTATCCTTTACAGTGGGAGGCTCGGGGGTGATCTCAGCATAGAAGGCAGCTCCCCAGCACCCCTTGCTTCTAACCCTGAGACACCCACATGGGCCCCAGGACATGGATCAGCAGCCCGGCCAGACAGTTCCAGGTGTTCTTTAATGAGGATTCACTTGGGGGTTAGCTAGAAGGCATTTCAGCGGGGCCCTGGGAACAGCACCAACGCTATACTTCCAAAGGAATGGTCCCCGTAATGTGCCAACCTGGCCACGGGAACAACACTATATATTTGTGGCTCCTGGAATAATCAACTGTGGTCTGTGTCTCCAAGGCCTGGAATCCTCTGAGTGGTAGAAAGCTGCCCTAGATGCTCCACAAAGTGTTCCACAAAACATCCACAGGTCCAGTCAGGCCTGGCTCTAAAAGAAGTCTGAAGCTTTGCGTCGGGCAGGGAGCTGCAGCAGGTTGTCTGTGATGGAGGCTGGGTCCTGTGTGAGGGGTGTGCGTGTAGCAGACCCAGGGGCTGGGGTGCTTGTGGGTGTCCGCGGCCCACCAGCTGGggtcttgaggtgggaagatcgtGCTGGGGATGGTGTATAGCTGGCCCGCAGGGCACGATCTGTGTACTTGCTGGCTGTCCTGCTTACGAGGCGCTgtagggctggggacatggctggGCTCAGGCCTTTGGGAGTAAGACTgtggagaagggacagaagaaagTAGCCATGTTAGGGGGTAAGGGCTGCTTAAGGCAAGgcctccctcagcccctcaggAAGAGACATGGTCCCCCTGAGCCAAGAAGCATAACACTGTTCACACAGCAGTCTGGCCAAACCTGAGGCCCTATGGAACCTTTGGCTGTGgagttggatggatcacagactTTTGAGAGTTGGAGTCTCCTACTTCTATGTAACTCGAATGACAttgaccccacaggaagaacaggagCCTGTAGTCAGGTAAGGTACCTCTTAGGGAAAGGCCAAGGAGGATACTGAGGAAAGATGATGGAGAGGGCCTCCCAGCCTGCTCCACACAAAGCCACATTCTGCAGCAGAGAAGCAGCCACAGCACTTACAGAGGAACCCTGTGGATACCCTGGGCTCTGCAGGCTGTGTACACACATGGCCTTAGAGGCTGAGAGACTAGGAATGGAGCAGGCACAAACTGATCTCTACCCTACTCCTACCCAAGGACCCGCTGCCTCTCACCTGGCCAAGTTCTCTGTAACTCTCCGCAACgcttcctgcttcttggcccggTTTTTGGCAGCCGCTTCATTGGCCATCTTCAGGCCCAGACGCTCCCTGCGTCCTGGCTCCAAGATCTACAAGGCAGCAGGGCATGTGCTGGACTTGCTGCCTGGTCAGGCAGTCCACTATCCAGAAGAACAGCTACTATGCAACCTTTTCCTCATGGCTGATACAATCCCAGCTACTTCCCTAATAGCCTTCCAAAAGgttccttcccaccctccccaccctcaattggATATAGTGGTGTATTACTGCAATCCCAGCAACTGGAAGGAGACTAGAATTTGAGGATaccctgagctacacagtaagaccccgtgttaaaaaaaacaaacaaacaaaaaccccaaaaggctcagtggataaaggtgtttGTTAAAAGACTGACAACCTGGTTGGAATCTCCTAAGACCACGTgggtgaaaagagaaagaacgaCTCTTACAGGTTCTtacactctgacctccacacatgtgctgtggcatgtgccaTGCATAATGcttatacacatactcacacaaataaatgtaaaacaaagcaaaacaaggggctgagagctgggagtggtggtgcatgccttcagcctcaacatttgggaggcagatctctgatctGGGGGCAGCTTTGatccacacagtgagtttcaggcaaatctgagctacatagtgaaaccctgtctcaagaaacaaaaataaacaaaaaagctaGTCACAGCACTTCAGACACTAAAAGAGATGGAACCAGGTCCTGGGTAAAATCCCCAgcacaacacaaaacaagaacaaaatcagtcaaacaaacaataatagtTTAAACCACGTTAATTTCTAACTGTTTATAGTGAAGGCCTTCACTTTCCTGAACTTACTTTGCTATTACCAAACTTGGGACCTAGTTTACTTTATCCGCAAAGGCCTGGCAATCCTGCATCATCCAAAACACCATCTTTCCCATACCTTCCACTCTTTCTTGTCTGTCTCCAGCTTTCCATCCTGCTTGACACTTAGACATCAAAGTATACAGCAGGCTACATCTGTCCTGTCTCCGGCAGAGCAGAATTCTCTGCCTTGGTAAAGGCCACTGCGGGTCTAGTGTTGCTTTCTGTGCAACCAGTCAGAGCCCTGGGCCACATAGCATCCTGTCTGCTCCTCTCTCATGTTTGTACTGGTTATCTTACATCCCAGACACAGTCTATAACCAAGACCTCCACAATCTCTACCCATGAGGTGTCTAGGTGTGTAGTAGATAACCTCCACATCTGCTCTCGGGAAGGACCCCCAGGGCCATGTCAGGAAAAGCGATGTCAGAACCACAGAACAAGCCAGCATTCGCTTTCTGAGAGCTATGCTACCCCTGGTGACTCTGACACCACTGTTGCTCTAAAGTGATCCCTTCCTACCACATTCCAAACTGATCACAGGCAGTTTGGAAGGCCTGGCTTAAAATGATCTGTGACCCAGCCACTAAAGCATATCTATACATTTATCCTACACTAAATCTGATCCTGTTGGGTTTCTTCAGAAGATTCACATTCTTGGCCTGCCCATGCATACCATGAGTCACTGAGGCCCAGCACCCTCATAGTATGTACACTCTCAAGTCTCAGGGACTTTCCAAACTACACCAGACACTGTCTCATCCACAGACTCCCGATAGCCCTGGACACTGTGTGTTTCCTCCCCATAGCTCTCAGGGCGTCTAtctgctcacccacccatccatgcCATCAGGGGCCACCTGACAGGGGCCACATGATGTACACCAGGCCCTATCTGACTCAGACTTTCTGGTCTGCTCTAGGTCTTGACCTCCATTCTCCCCACACCTACAATACTGGGTTCATACCTTGTGTATCCTTAACTATGCTATGTAATCAGAAGCTAGCACGTAGCCCTTCTGTTTACAGGGCAGTTGGAGTTCCTGGTCTGACTCTGTGACAGTGTAGCCTCCAGACCTGCCTTGTTGCCTTGCCATGGCCTCCACTCACTCCACTTTGACAGTCCTAccgtaatgccctcttctgcagaAGTCCAGTGTTTGTGCTGAGTCCTGAGCAGCTGGTACTAAGGTATCCAGACTAAGTCCCAGACTGATCCCCGCTCAGCACAACTCACCTTGAATGTGGGTCCAGGTGTCCTGTCCACATAGGGGCTCTCGGATCCTTCTACTCGCAGGGGCGTATTCTCAACCTCTCCCCATGTCATCAGTGGGGACTCATTCACACCTGCAGAGGGAGAGCACACACCTCAGGCCGGAGTACCTAGTGCAGGAGTTATCTTTCTCTCCAATACATGAAGCCTAGCTGCCATTAAGGCCAACAGACaaactcctttccttccctcacaACTTGAAGGGAAAATTCAAAAACAGCAGCACCCCAAAGCAAGATGGCTGTACTTAGGTCAGGGAAGGCAGGTCTATTGGACCCCATCCTAGCACAGGGCCAGGGGTGCCAATGGAAGAAAACACTCTTGCTTTCCAAGGTTTCCTAAATGCCAGTGCAACCATATGGTGCCTTCCTATGTGACACTTTGTGGTGTTACATTACAGCAACCAGCACCTAGTGTGGAGGCCATGTGTCGTGGGGCAACAAGGACAGCTGGGTTTCACCTGATTTCCTTGCAGAGACTGTGGGTCTAGTGTCCAGGGCTTCTCCACCTGCACAACTCTCTAAATCTATGTAAGAACTGTGCATACGTTCAGCATGTGCAGCAGTATGCCCATTCATAtcacaggacagccaagactacacagagaaaccctgtctcgaaaatacacacacacacacacacacacacacacaaagaagcaaattggggaggaaggggtttattcagcttacatttccacattgctgtcatcacttaaggaagtcaggactggaactcaagcaggtcaggaagcaggagctgatgcagaggccttggagggatgttacttactggcttgcttcctttggcttgctcagcctgctctcttatagaacccaagactaccagcccagagatggcaccactcacaaggggtctttcccccttgaccactaattgagaaaatgccttacagttggatctcatggaggcatttcctcacctgaagctcctttctctgtaataactccagctgtgtcaagttgacacacaaccagccagtacCCAGTAGGAGAGGCTGTGCACAGCCTGGCCAGCCTGGGTGTATAGCTTATTCCTTaccaggagcaggagaaggagtaGCAACAAATCCAAAGCCGCCCACTCTGGGGGACTCCTGGGGAATGAGTTCCTTGCCGTCAGGGCCGACCTTGCCCTGTTTgtgctgggagaaggagagagaccagTGTCAGAGGTTCTCTACGGCTGACTATGGTAGGTGCTGAGGTACACATCGGAAGCACTTCCCCTCTCTGGCAAAGAGCTGGGGCtctaggagagagggaagagccCCATTCTCACCTCTCCCCAAGGACGTGAGGAACTGAAGCAGTGAACATTAAGTAAAGGgtgcccctcccttccctcaaGGAAGAGCCTCTTGGGTTGCAATGCTACAGAGGGCCAGTGCTGGCTCTCCCCTGTGGCATCTGAGTTTTCCCATCTCCTGCCTCGCCTCCAACCCCATGATGATCAGGGACACTCTGAGGGCACTTACTCATCCTGATCAAAGGATCTCAGTGGCCTGGCTCTTTCTGGAACTTCCCAGTATACAGTGCTCTACTCAGCTCGCCGACTGCTACAcaggtgtatatatgtatggtatgtatatgtatggtatatatatgtatggtatatgtatataggtatggCCTCTAGaaacttctctcctctctggccAACATCATAGGAGCTGGTATGGGCTAGAACAATAGGTCATATGTCTAGCCCCATTGGAAGGGGCCAAAACGAGATACAGGTCCTGCCACACAGGGGTTGTAGTAGTTCTGACAATTAAGCTCCATCTAGCCTCAGAAAAACCCTAACTTAAAGGACAACCAAGATGGGAGAAGCCACACCtctccagttttcccagcacaCCTGGTCAGCTGCCTGATGGCTCTGCTTACTCACCTGGGCATTGAGGGCAGCCGCCTGCTGAAGCTGGGACCTGCTCAAAGCCTGACTGAAGGGATCTCGGAGGAAACGTGTGTTCTTATGTACTATCTGTCGCGGCTTCTTAAACAACTGCTCTTCATCAGGGACACCTATCAAAAGAAGAACAAGGTAGCAGGGCTCCTAGTTGGGGGGTGAGCACCATGCCTCACCTCAGCCTCACAAGTCATGCAGCCTCAAGGCTAGAAGTATACCTCCTCAGCTAAGTCACCCCTGGGAGGGCAGAGTAGAGTCACCTTAGCTCACAGACCCTCAACAAAGCAGTAGGGAAGACCACAATGTCCCAAAAGTGTCACACATTGCCCCAACCCCAAGCTGGCTCAAAGGTAACAAGACAGACCACTGTAGGCCTTGTCTTCTGCCCTGTTCACTCACCCTCAGGATAGTACATGAGAGAGTTCTTGGCCTTGTACTTCCAGGTCTCCACTCCAGCCTGACTGCTCTCAATGGCTTGATGCTCTGCCGATGGGAGTTCAAGATTATCTTTCTGTCGCTATAGTGACATGGGGGGAAAGCAGGGTCAGAGAGGCACCCAGATCTTGTACCTGTGGCCCTGGGACTCCATCCCAAAAGAAGGTGCCTTTGTTTTCAAGCTCCAGGGCTACCTTCTCAAATTCCTCCTCAGCCTGGTAGAGCCACGCGTGTCGTGCATGGCTTTTTTCCTTGGCCACCTCCATGATCTCCTGGAAGGAGGCATTGTCCTCACTTGTGTACTGGCTCAAGAAGACATCCAGGCTGGGCAGcggctccttctcctcttcctctccagcctctcctgcTAAGGGGTCACAAGTAGGGAAACACACACAGCATTATTAGCACTGCAGGGCTGAGGAAGACTGTCCCACTTCGTAAGGGCTAGAACCCCAGCTCCTGCTAGGTGACAGACTAATTCCGACTGTTCAGATAGACCCTGGTGGCAACCACGGCCGACTGGCCAGCTCTATTGATCTGCTAGTTGCCTAGAAAAGTCTGGGATCGGGTTGACTCATGAAGAGGTAGGGTCAGATACTAAAGCAAAAGCTCATGACGACAGTTTAGTAGGCTCTTCCTCTGCCCAAAGTGTATTAATCCTGTAGGATCTACCTCTACAGTCCCATGAGCTCTTCTTTCCTCCTGGAAttatctttccctttcctttctgactGATATTACGGATGAGTGGTGGCCACAAATGCCTCAGGGTATGACAGTTAATCCCTAAGGCAGGAGCCCATATGGCCCAGGGCTCCATGGAACACCACACAGTCCCTGGGCCAAAAAGCCAACCATACCACCTTGATCCCTGCTCCCGAGGAAAGTGATACTCTTGAAGATGCAGCACTGCAAGGTTCAGGGGGATGTGTGAAGGGGAGGTTTCTCGTCCGTTCTACTAGCAGTCTTGACCACCAGCCAATGCCTAACACAGTGGTTCTAAGTTCAAGTCCTGAGGTTAGAAAAGGGTAACCttgggccaggtggtggtggtgcatgcctttaatcccagcactcaggagacagaaacagatgggCTATTTGAATTCGaggttagcctgatctacagagcaatctccaggccagccaaggatactggtaaaatatatgtataaaaagaaaacacctagccaggcgtggtggcgcacgcctttaatcccagcactcgggaggcagaggcaggcggatttctgagttcgaggccagcctggtctacaaagtgagttccaNNNNNNNNNNNNNNNNNNNNNNNNNNNNNNNNNNNNNNNNNNNNNNNNNNNNNNNNNNNNNNNNNNNNNNNNNNNNNNNNNNNNNNNNNNNNNNNNNNNNNNNNNNNNNNNNNNNNNNNNNNNNNNNNNNNNNNNNNNNNNNNNNNNNNNNNNNNNNNNNNNNNNNNNNNNNNNNNNNNNNNNNNNNNNNNNNNNNNNNNNNNNNNNNNNNNNNNNNNNNNNNNNNNNNNNNNNNNNNNNNNNNNNNNNNNNNNNNNNNNNNNNNNNNNNNNNNNNNNNNNNNNNNNNNNNNNNNNNNNNNNNNNNNNNNNNNNNNNNNNNNNNNNNNNNNNNNNNNNNNNNNNNNNNNNNNNNNNNNNNNNNNNNNNNNNNNNNNNNNNNNNNNNNNNNNNNNNNNNNNNNNNNNNNNNNNNNNNNNNNNNNNNNNNNNNNNNNNNNNNNNNNNNNNNNNNNNNNNNNNNNNNNNNNNNNNNNNNNNNNNNNNNNNNNNNNNNNNNNNNNNNNNNNNNNNNNNNNNNNNNNNNNNNNNNNNNNNNNNNNNNNNNNNNNNNNNNNNNNNNNNNNNNNNNNNNNNNNNNNNNNNNNNNNNNNNNNNNNNNNNNNNNNNNNNNNNNNNNNNNNNNNNNNNNNNNNNNNNNNNNNNNNNNNNNNNNNNNNNNNNNNNNNNNNNNNNNNNNNNNNNNNNNNNNNNNNNNNNNNNNNNNNNNNNNNNNNNNNNNNNNNNNNNNNNNNNNNNNNNNNNNNNNNNNNNNNNNNNNNNNNNNNNNNNNNNNNNNNNNNNNNNNNNNNNNNNNNNNNNNNNNNNNNNNNNNNNNNNNNNNNNNNNNNNNNNNNNNNNNNNNNNNNNNNNNNNNNNNNNNNNNNNNNNNNNNNNNNNNNNNNNNNNNNNNNNNNNNNNNNNNNNNNNNNNNNNNNNNNNNNNNNNNNNNNNNNNNNNNACTCTCtggtctcaacaaaacaaacaaatcagaaaactAAAGGCACTCGGTGAGAAACAGAGGCCCAGGTGGCTCTAATGTTACACAAAAGTTCAAGAGCCCAGTGTCCAGATTAGCTTCCGCCTCTAAGTCCAAACAGTTAACAACTGAATACCGACCTGAAGGGAGAGACACAAGCGACTGCCTTGGAAGAAAGAAGGTAGAGGAGCCTAAGGCATTTTCAGGAGACAAAGCTCACAAGGCTGGAACACGGAACACAGACTGGGACGGTACTGGGCTCTCCTTCCAGAGACAGGCCAGAGGCAGAGAACACAGCACATCTACACCTGGGAGCTGGCCTCTGCTCTTCTGCCTCCCAGACCAGTGGCTCTGATCCCAAAAGTGGATACTTATGTGACCCTAAGAAAATTCACAAGAATACAATTCCCAAGCAATCTTGACTATGAGACTAAAAGAGTGAGTTCACTCACCATCATCTAGGTCTCGGCCCTGGGGCCGGGGCTTGTTGCCCAGCACAGCAGAGCCTGGGTGTACCTCAGGAGTTTCAAAGGTGGCTGGAGTAACATCTGAGGGAAGCAAATCAGAAATTAGAGTGAGCCTTACGTGATAACAGACTTTCCCTAAGCCCTCTAAAGCAGCACCCGTCCTCTTACAAGGTGGTGGAGGTTCCCGAGATATCTTGCCCAGGGCAGAGCCAAACTTGATGGCAATCTGGCGCATGCGCTCCAAATCTCCGTTTTCCTCAGCCTCCAGGTACTCCTTCTGTGCCTGTAGCTTCTCCACATCAGGGAAGAAGTCTCTCTGGATAACTGTCTGAAGTCCCTGCCATGAGCAATCAGAACAAAGGCCAGAGTTGTCATCTGGGAGTCCTGACGCACAAACCACCACTGTCCATGTTCCACCCCTTAGACCTTTCCCTTCTGCCTACCTTGACAACTGTGATCTGCAAGATAGGTTTAGAACTGTCTTTTCTAGTAAGGCTGTCATCCCACATAGCTCTGATGTACTAGTTAACATTACTGAACAATCTCTTGAAGCCCATGAAATCCCTCACTAACTGATCTTTCTCTTTGCTGGCTCCATCTAGAACACCAGCCAGACTAATGTGGATATTGtcatcctccacccacccatgaATTTGTATTTCAATCTAAACCTTTCTCTTGAAAGTCAGTCGCCACTATCGCCACCACAAGAAAAAGTCGTCAGATTTCAAATCCAGCCCGCCCTGGCTGTGAAGCTGAAAGTCTGTACAGTCAGCTGCACGGCAATGGTACAAGGCAGCATATCCCAGAAGCATCCTAAATCTAACCAGTCTAAAACCAACCCTATGTCGGCCTGTCCTCCAGCGTGTTTGCAGTTGGACCCTTAACTCGAGGAGCAACTGAGACCCACTCACTCAATGACGAAGCCAGTTCCACTGTCTAATTCCGGGACCCCCAGCCTTTGACACTTTACAGCCTTCCAGAAAGTCGTCTTCACCATCTCTCGAAAAACGTGTCAAAATTCTACTTATACAAGAAACCATTTCCTTGACTCTCAACAGAAAACTGGATGCCCACTTCTGCACTGTTTTCTTGGTTCTCAATGCTTTCCAACCCAAAGACAGTTGTTCCACTTCCAAGGGCGGCTGAGAGTGCCAGGACCAGAAAAAATTCAAAGGACTGAACCGGAACGCGAATAGGGGGAGGGGCCCGGAAGTCGCCAGCGCTCGCACTGAGCTGGTACCTCGATGTACTCTTCTTCATCTAGGACCCGCTGCCTGCTTCTCGCAACTCCggcctctccagcctccccagccGCGCGCTTCCTCGGGGGCGCGGACGCGGGGGACAGAAACAGAGCACCCGCCGAGGTCCCGGGCGTCCCCATCGCTATCCCAGAATCGCTCGGGCGGCGTCCGCACCGCTCCAACAGCCAGCCAATGGAGAAGTAGTATTTTTGTAACAAAGCCGGCGCTCCAATGATGTCACTGGGAGCGCCGGATCTTAAGAAAGTTGTAGTCTTTTATCCCCACCCGCGTTGCTCATGCCTATCTAGACTATGATCACTAGGGGGAGCTGTAGGGTGACTGACGCCACAGTCCCTCTGTTaccaattcttaaaaaaaaaaaaaaatgcagatgcttccaagacatttttaaatacttCAAAAACTTTGGTTATGTATGACTTCCAAACTCAGAAAAAGAACACTAAGACAATTCTTCCCGTATACTTATctaacaaaatttaaatgaaaagaaagaacaaaagggtCTTAAATCTCTGGTTGGATTTATTAGTTCCCTGTCTTCCAGGATGGGCTTCTCACTGAAAGCATTCGTGGAACTTTCTTCCTAAGGGAGATCATGAATTAGGTGGGAGAAGCTCTAGCCCAGAATGATTCATTACAATTTTGCTTTTCCAATGATCTCGCCCTTCATTGTGAGTCACTGGGGACTTTATGA encodes:
- the Tssk2 gene encoding testis-specific serine/threonine-protein kinase 2, giving the protein MDDAAVLRKKGYIVGINLGKGSYAKVKSAYSERLKFNVAVKIIDRKKTPTDFVERFLPREMDILATVNHRSIIKTYEIFETSDGRIYIVMELGVQGDLLEFIKCRGALHEDVARKMFRQLSLGVILYIMVCGSMPYDDSDIKKMLRIQKEHRVDFPRSKNLTGECKDLIYRILQPDVNRRLHIDEILSHSWLQPPKPKAMSSASFKREGEGKYRADCKLDTRPGSRPEHRPDHKLGTKPQQRMLVTPENEDRMEDRLAETSRAKDHHISGAEVGKAST
- the Ess2 gene encoding splicing factor ESS-2 homolog isoform X2, with product MGTPGTSAGALFLSPASAPPRKRAAGEAGEAGVARSRQRVLDEEEYIEGLQTVIQRDFFPDVEKLQAQKEYLEAEENGDLERMRQIAIKFGSALGKISREPPPPYVTPATFETPEVHPGSAVLGNKPRPQGRDLDDGEAGEEEEKEPLPSLDVFLSQYTSEDNASFQEIMEVAKEKSHARHAWLYQAEEEFEKRQKDNLELPSAEHQAIESSQAGVETWKYKAKNSLMYYPEGVPDEEQLFKKPRQIVHKNTRFLRDPFSQALSRSQLQQAAALNAQHKQGKVGPDGKELIPQESPRVGGFGFVATPSPAPGVNESPLMTWGEVENTPLRVEGSESPYVDRTPGPTFKILEPGRRERLGLKMANEAAAKNRAKKQEALRRVTENLASLTPKGLSPAMSPALQRLVSRTASKYTDRALRASYTPSPARSSHLKTPAGGPRTPTSTPAPGSATRTPLTQDPASITDNLLQLPARRKASDFF
- the Ess2 gene encoding splicing factor ESS-2 homolog isoform X1, which codes for MGTPGTSAGALFLSPASAPPRKRAAGEAGEAGVARSRQRVLDEEEYIEGLQTVIQRDFFPDVEKLQAQKEYLEAEENGDLERMRQIAIKFGSALGKISREPPPPYVTPATFETPEVHPGSAVLGNKPRPQGRDLDDAGEAGEEEEKEPLPSLDVFLSQYTSEDNASFQEIMEVAKEKSHARHAWLYQAEEEFEKRQKDNLELPSAEHQAIESSQAGVETWKYKAKNSLMYYPEGVPDEEQLFKKPRQIVHKNTRFLRDPFSQALSRSQLQQAAALNAQHKQGKVGPDGKELIPQESPRVGGFGFVATPSPAPGVNESPLMTWGEVENTPLRVEGSESPYVDRTPGPTFKILEPGRRERLGLKMANEAAAKNRAKKQEALRRVTENLASLTPKGLSPAMSPALQRLVSRTASKYTDRALRASYTPSPARSSHLKTPAGGPRTPTSTPAPGSATRTPLTQDPASITDNLLQLPARRKASDFF
- the Ess2 gene encoding splicing factor ESS-2 homolog isoform X3 — its product is MRQIAIKFGSALGKISREPPPPYVTPATFETPEVHPGSAVLGNKPRPQGRDLDDAGEAGEEEEKEPLPSLDVFLSQYTSEDNASFQEIMEVAKEKSHARHAWLYQAEEEFEKRQKDNLELPSAEHQAIESSQAGVETWKYKAKNSLMYYPEGVPDEEQLFKKPRQIVHKNTRFLRDPFSQALSRSQLQQAAALNAQHKQGKVGPDGKELIPQESPRVGGFGFVATPSPAPGVNESPLMTWGEVENTPLRVEGSESPYVDRTPGPTFKILEPGRRERLGLKMANEAAAKNRAKKQEALRRVTENLASLTPKGLSPAMSPALQRLVSRTASKYTDRALRASYTPSPARSSHLKTPAGGPRTPTSTPAPGSATRTPLTQDPASITDNLLQLPARRKASDFF